In Pseudomonas grandcourensis, the DNA window GCACAGCCTTTGGTTTCGGCTGCGCGCTTGTGGTTAAATACGGCGTCTTTTGCCCCGAGGCTATTCAACGGGGCGCTCATCATAACAGGACGGCCACGCCCAAGACAGCGGCCGTCATAGGGACGCAAGCCGCCATGCAAGTGAAACACCTGCTGCTGATCGCCATCCTCGCATTGACCGCTGCTTGCTCATCGAAGGAAGTCGTAGACGAAAACCTCAGTGAAGTCGAGCTGTACCAACAGGCTCAAGCCGACCTGGACAATAGCAGCTACACCAGTGCCATCGCCAAGCTGAAGGCTCTGGAATCGCGTTATCCGTTCGGTCGCTATGCCGATCAGGCGCAACTCGAACTCATCTACGCCAACTACAAGAACACCGAGCCAGAGGCTGCAAAGTCCGCTGCGGAGCGTTTCATTCGTCTGCACCCACAGCATCCGAACGTCGATTATGCCTACTACCTCAAGGGCCTGACTTCTTTCGACCAGGACGTCGGCCTGCTGGCGCGTTTCCTGCCGCTGGACATGACCAAGCGTGACCCGGGCGCCGCCCGCGACTCCTATAACGAGTTCGCGCAGCTGACCAGCCGCTTCCCGAACAGCCGCTACGCGCCAGACGCCAAGCAGCGCATGATTTATCTGCGCAACCTGCTGGCAGCCTACGAAATTCACGTGGCCGATTACTACCTGACCCGTCAGGCCTATGTCGCCGCCGCGAACCGCGGTCGTTACGTGGTGGAAAACTTCCAGGAAACCCCTTCGGTCGGCGACGGCCTGGCGGTGATGACCGAGGCCTACCAGCGCCTGCACTTGGACGAACTGGCCGCCACCAGCCTGGAAACACTGAAGCTCAACTACCCGAACCACCCGACGCTGGTAGACGGTCAGTTCGTACCGACCGTGGCCGAGGCCGACAACCGTTCGTGGCTGAGCAAGACGACCCTGGGCCTGATCGAGTCCCGTCCGCCGCTGCCACCGGGCGAAACCCGCGCCAACCAGGACGTACAGAAGCAATTCCAGGACGCCAAGGACGCCATCCCGAGCGAGCTCAAGCCTAAAGACGACAATGGCGACGCGGTCGAAGAAGAAAATCACGAAGCGGAAGGCAACAACAGCGACCGTTCGTGGTTCAGCTACATGACCTTCGGCGTGTTCGACTGACACCCCGGGTTGTGAAAAAAGGGAGACTTTCGAGTCTCCCTTTTTTATTTCAGCGCTTTATTACACTGTGCGCCTGTCAGGTCCTTGGCTAAACTGCCGGATCATCAGTCGAAAAGCAGCTCACCATGCTTCGTTTATTGTTCTGGATTGCCCTGATTGCCGTTGCAGTGTGGTTCTGGCGCAAGTTCAAGGGTCAGGCTTCCACCCCCAGATCCCCTGCCGAGCGGGAAGCGGCGCCCATGGTCCGTTGCGCCCATTGCGGCGTCCACCTGCCCCGTGACCGCGCGCTGAGCCTCGACCAGCAATGGTATTGCAGCCAGGCTCATCTCGAGCAAGGCAAGGGCTCCAGTGGCCGCTGACACTTGAGCAGAAATGGCAGCCGTTTAAGGACTATCGCGCGCCCCCAAGGAACTGAAAGGTGTTGATCGACGTCTGACTCAGATTATTCAAGACCTCTCTCTGCGAATGAACCGGGTAATCGAAAACGTCCTGCATCTGCAGCACCGCGTGCAAATGCCGCCGCTACGGCTCGAGTTGAAATCACTGGAAATACTCAAAAATGAAGCCCCAGCCCGCCATATCAAGGGCCTGGGGTTTTATCTGTCCGGCCAGCCGGGCGAAAGCATTCTGTCCCGCCTAGACTTCAAGGCACGCCAGGAAAGCGGCTGCTTTTGCATGACCTATGCACACGGACGGAACCCACGTTGAACACGAGACCACGGCAAAAAGTCTTGATCGTCGATGACGAACCGGACATTCGCGAACTACTGGAAATCACCCTGGGCAGGATGAAGCTGGAGACGTTCAACGCCCGCAATGTCGGCGAAGCGCAATCTCTGCTCAAACGCGAAACCTTCGATCTATGCCTGACCGACATGCAGTTGCCGGACGGTACCGGTCTGGAGCTGGTGCAGCACATCCAGCTACGCCACCCTCAGGTCCAGGTGGCGATGATCACCGCCTATGACAGTCTCGAAAACGCGATCAATGTGCTCAAGGCCGGGGCGTTCGACTTCCTGACCAAACCGGTGGACCTTGCGCGCCTGCGCGAACTGGTCACCAGCGCCCTGCTGGTTCCTGCCCGAGGGGTCGCCATCGATCGACGCTTGTTGGGCGACTCACTGCCCATGCGCAACCTGCGCAAACACATCACCAAACTGGCCAGCAGCCATGCGACGGTATATATCAGCGGAGAGTCCGGCAGCGGCAAGGAGTTGGTCGCGCGCCTGATCCATGATCAAAGCCCCCGTGCCAATCAGCCGTTTATTGCGATCAACTGCGCGGCGATTCCCTCGGAACTGTTGGAGAGCGAGTTTTTCGGCCATCGCAAAGGCAGTTTCAGCGGCGCCATCGAAGACAAACCCGGCCTGTTCCAGACAGCCCACGGCGGCACCCTGCTCCTCGACGAAGTGGCCGACCTGCCGCTGGCCATGCAAGTCAAACTGCTGCGAGCAATTCAGGAGAAATCCGTACGCTGCGTCGGCGGGCAGCAGGAGATGGCGGTGGATGTGCGCATTCTCTGCGCCACCCACAAGAACCTTGACACTGAAGTCGCCGCCGGACGATTTCGTCATGATCTTTACTACCGTTTGAACGTGATCGAACTCCGGGTGCCGCCCTTGCGTGAGCGTCGTGACGATATCGAAATGCTGACCAGCCACATACTCAAGCGCCTGGCCGCCGATACAGATCAGCCTGCGGCAAGACTCCACCCCCAAGCCCTCGAGGCGCTGAAAAGCTATCGCTTCCCGGGCAACGTGCGGGAACTGGAAAACATGCTCGAACGGGCGCACACCTTGTGTGAGAACAAACAGATCGAAGCCGGCGACCTGCGCCTGGCTGAAGGCAATTGTGGGGCTGAGGGTGGCGTACCGGACCTGACCCGGATCGACAATCTGGAAGCATACCTGGAAAACGTCGAACGCCAACTGCTGCTCCAGGCCCTGGAGGAAACCCGCTGGAACCGCACAGCGGCGGCCCAGCGGTTGAACCTGTCATTCAGGTCGATGCGTTACCGGCTCAAGAAGTTGGGACTGGATTGAGGCTTTAAAGTCTTCCAGCAGGCGCATAAGGCGCCGGATCGATAATCGGCGCCCGGCCCAGCATCACATCGGCAAACAGCTGGCATGACGCCGGCGCCAGCACCAGCCCGTTTCGGTAATGCCCGCAGTTGAGCCAGAGCCCGTCAAACCCAGGCACCGAGCCGATGTAAGGAATACCCTTCGGTGATCCCGGGCGCAATCCGGCCCAATGCCCCACCACTTCGGCATCGGCCAGCGCCGGGATCAACTCCACCGCGGACGCCTTCAGGCTTTCCAGTGCCGACGCGGTCGGCGTCTTGTCGAAGCCTTCATGCTCCAGCGTACTGCCGATCAGTATGTGCCCGTCGCGCCGGGGAATCGCATAGCGGCCCTTGGCCAGGACCATGCTCGGCAGGAAATCCGCCGCACACTTGTAGAGAATCATCTGCCCTTTCACCGGCTCGACCGGCAGCGTCAGATCAAGACTCTTGAGCAAATCACCGCTCCAGGCCCCCGCCGTCAGGACGACTTGATCGCCCGGAACAGTACCTGTGGAGGTCTGCACGCCGACTATTTTGTTGCCGTCACGAACAAAACCGCTGACTTCGCACTGCTCATGGATCGTTACGTTCGGCAGAGCCAGCAATACGGCCTTGAGTGACTTCACCAGACGCGGATTACGCACGTTGGCGACGTCGGCCATGTAGATCGCCCGGGAAAAACCACTGCCCAGCACCGGCACGGCGTCGTGTGCTGCCGATATATCCACCGCGCTGAGCGGGCGATTTTCCCGGGCGGCCCACGCCAGCGCTTCAGCCTCGTCATCCAGATCCAGCCAGTACAGACCGGTGGTGTGCACTTCCGGATCAACGCCGGTGGCGGCAAACAAGCGCTCGCCCAGTTGTGGATAAAAGTCCTGTGACCAGTGAGCCAACGCGGTGACCGCCGGGCTGTAGCGCCACGGGTAAAGCGGCGAAACGATGCCGCCACCGGCCCAGGACGATTCCTGGCCGACGCTCGAGCGATCCAGCAGCACAACGCTTTGCACTTCGGAGGCGAGATTGAAGGCCGTCAGCAATCCAATCACCCCACCGCCGACAATCACCACTTGCTGTTGCCTGGTCATGTTCTGATCCAATCGTTAAATAGACAGTGGGTACAAAAGGCACCCGAAAAAGAAACTCAGCGCCCCCAGCAGTCTTTGCTGGTCAGGCCGGATTTCGCGTTGACCATACCGAGCACACCGGTGTTGGTGATGGTCAGATCACCGCACTTGTCAGTGGCCATGCTCGAGTCAGCCTTGCGCACCGCCGTCAGCAGAAAGGTCTGGTCGGTCAGGGTCGGTGTGATGCTGTAGTAATCATTGCCGGCACTGAGGCCCGTCGCATCGGTGTAGGCATTTTTCTGCGAGTAGAAGCGCTCCAGGAGCTGCGCCTGCTCCGAGAGCAGACCGGCTACTTCTGCGCGACGGCCCTTGTTCAGGTATTCGGTGAAACTCGGGGCAGCAATGGTCATTACAATACCGATGATCGCAATCACGATCATGATTTCGATCAGGGTAAAACCGCGGTTGGAACTACGCATGCATCAATTCTCAGTCACTGTATTTGTCGCCACATGATGCGACGGCTGCCGCCGGATTTTTCCATCCCCGCAGTACCGTCGCCAGTGGAATCGTTCACGCCCCCGCCATTGTCACCGGCGTCCTGGGTCGAATGCTCTCCGATAAAGATCACGCCATCGGATAGCGTGTCGCTGTTGTCGACCACTCCATCGGCGTTGCTGTCGAGCATCTTAACGCTGATCGCCTCGGGCAGCTTCAGGCAGACGGCCTTCAACCCCTGATTGCTGTGGTAAAAGCCGTACCAGTTGCCATTGGCCAGACAGGTTGGCCGGTTCAGCGCGGGCGAATCCGCTGATGTGGCAGCGTGCGCCGACATCGACAGGTCAAGCGCGACGACGACACCAATCAGTTGTGACCATAACCTGACAGGTCGCTCAGTACTTCGCATAGATGCTCTCCACCACGCTGCGCGAATACCCCGCGATGCCAACCGCCGTTACCCGATACAAGGTTGCCGGGGTATTGATTGGCACATTCACCGCATTTCGGCTGACACCGATGTTTTGCACGCCATAAAAGCCCTTGCCCGATGCAATCCAGGTCACGCCTGAAGAGGCGTTGAAACCGGCAGCGGTAATAGTCGAAGACTCGGAAGGTGGTGCACATTGAACGATGCCACTACAAACAGGCAACGCATAACTTTCCCGTTGCACTGTACCCTCGCCCACCCGCAACGCGGCCTCGGCACCTTGGAACGACTGATTGCGCAAGGCGACGCTACCGGCCATTTTTTCCTGCAGGGTGGCGCTCTGCATCGATGAAAGACCAATCAACGTCAGCAAGAGCAAGAACACCAGACTGACCAACAGTGCCATGCCACGTTGGGTGTAACAGGTCATGGGAGCATGATTCATTGGCACTCCCTCATGGCAAGCGGTTGCGCAGAGCGGCAACCACGTTGAAGGTTTGATCGGCCACCCGGTGGTTCGGATCGAAGAGAGTCAGGCTCAGGCGAACGCTACGAATCAGCGCGGGGTCCGGCGGGTTGCTGCTGTAGCGCGAAGCAGCCAGATCAGTGGCCGTACTGGCCAGGCCGAAGCTCACGTCGAAAGCGCTGACGTTGTCCACCAATACCTGGGGTGCTGCGGTCCCGCTTTTCATAAGCAGTTGGTTGTTGCTGAAGCTGTAAATCAGCCGTCGGATCGGAAATGCCAGCTGCCCTGCCACTGGCGTCCGCCCCTCACTGTAGGCCGTCGAACTGGTTCGACAATCGGAAAGCACGGTCCAGTCCGGCTTGCCGCCATTTCCGCCGACATCCGCCGTAACCAGCGTCAACTTGCGGCCGCCGTTGTCCCAACGGATCGGCGTTAACTGACTGGCATGGAAATCACCTTTCTCACTTGAATCAGCGATTGTTTCCAGACAACCGAACATCCCGACCATGCGGACTTCCTGAATCATTTTGCTCAACACGAAACGTGCGTCCTCCTGCATGTTCGCGGCCGCATTCTGGCTGAGATGAGTGTTCTTGGCCGCGATGAAAATCTGCACCACGCCCAGCACCACGATCAGGCTCAATGCCAGGGCGATCAGTAACTCGACCAGGCCAAAACCTCTGCTGCGGCGACTCACGGGATCACCACCGGATCAATGGCCGCGCGACTGCTCAGGACGAAACTGCGCCGCAAATCGGCAGCCTTCGCAGCCCGTGAGTCGTCCCAGGTGATCGTGATGGTGTACACCTTCTGGATGACGGTGACACTGCCCGTCGCGGAGGCACCGAGTGAATTGACAATGTTGGCGTTGAAGTCAAACAGGTCCTGATCCCGGGTGACATCCGGATTGCCCGAAGTCGGCGGCGCGATGGTGTAGTCCGCAGCGGCATTGGCGCGAATGCGGTCCATCAGGTCATAGGCGATAAAACTGGCCTGACTGGTCATGCGCGCGCTGTCCGTGTACTTCAGCGCATTGAGCTGGAACGCCGCCGCCCCCAGCAGGCCCACTCCCAGAATGAGCAGCGCCACCAGGACCTCAACCAGCGTCATGCCCTCCTGCGCACCTTGCCTCCCTGCCCTCATCCGCAGTTTCCACCCAATAGAATTCGTCCGTTCAAACACACAGTCAGCGTCCTTCCTTGTGTGCCTCGCCCATAGCTGATCACCACCTCTGAGGACGGTGATGACAAACCGCCCATGCTGTTGAAATCGATTACGGTGACGCCAGAGGTTAGCGCCAGAGTTGCGCCGCTGCTCATCGCCGGAACAACCCGTAATACATTGGCCAAAGCGCCAGTACCGTCGTAAACCGTCAGCTCCCCGCTCCAGACATCCCCACCGGCCGTCGGGCGCACCCGTGTGGCATTGCCCCGATCAATGGCTTCGAGCCGGGCAAAATTCAGGGCTCGTTGCAGGTCAGCGATTTCAGTATCGGCCCTGGTTGTTTGCGTCGAGCGGGTAAACGCCGGGACAGCCAGAGTCAGTAGCATCAGAAGGATCGCGATCGCGACCAGCAACTCGATCAGCGTGAAACCTTTTGTAGGATGATCCATCGGGGCCTTCTGTTTCCTTCGGCTATACCTGCTCTTGCGCGGCACAACATTCGAGCAATGCGGTGTGTTTGCGCTGCCATTTCTCGCGCTGGGATTGCGCGAGCCACAGCACGCCACGGAGGGAGATGTCATGCGGCAACAAGGCTTCAGCCTGATCGAACTGCTCATGGGACTGGCAATTGCAGGAATTGTTCTGCAACTGGTCAGTCCGGCGTTCGCAACGCTGATCGAATCGAACCAACGACAGCAAGCAGCACAGGCTCTTTCCAGTGGTATTCGCACCGCCCGGAGCGAAGCCATCACCCGCAACCAGGCCGTGGTGATTCACGGCATCAATGGCGACTGGAGCCAAGGCTGGCGGATGATTCTGGATATCAGCGGCAAGGGGGAGATGGACAGCGACAATCCACTGCTGGCCGAACGCCAGAGCGGCGCACGCATGTCGATCGTGGGGAACGGTACGGTCGAAAGCTCAATACGATTCAGAGGTCAGGGCGAGCCACTGTTTGGAGGGACATTACACATTTGCGCCGTTCGCGAACCGGTGAGCCAACATCAAGTGGTGTTGGCACGGACCGGTCGCGTCAGCCTGCGCAACGACAAGGTTGAGCAGGCGTTATGCGAAAAAAGGAACAATTTCAGAGCAACGAACGAACGCG includes these proteins:
- a CDS encoding PP0621 family protein; translated protein: MLRLLFWIALIAVAVWFWRKFKGQASTPRSPAEREAAPMVRCAHCGVHLPRDRALSLDQQWYCSQAHLEQGKGSSGR
- a CDS encoding type IV pilin protein, which translates into the protein MRSSNRGFTLIEIMIVIAIIGIVMTIAAPSFTEYLNKGRRAEVAGLLSEQAQLLERFYSQKNAYTDATGLSAGNDYYSITPTLTDQTFLLTAVRKADSSMATDKCGDLTITNTGVLGMVNAKSGLTSKDCWGR
- a CDS encoding GspH/FimT family pseudopilin, yielding MDHPTKGFTLIELLVAIAILLMLLTLAVPAFTRSTQTTRADTEIADLQRALNFARLEAIDRGNATRVRPTAGGDVWSGELTVYDGTGALANVLRVVPAMSSGATLALTSGVTVIDFNSMGGLSSPSSEVVISYGRGTQGRTLTVCLNGRILLGGNCG
- a CDS encoding outer membrane protein assembly factor BamD; this encodes MQVKHLLLIAILALTAACSSKEVVDENLSEVELYQQAQADLDNSSYTSAIAKLKALESRYPFGRYADQAQLELIYANYKNTEPEAAKSAAERFIRLHPQHPNVDYAYYLKGLTSFDQDVGLLARFLPLDMTKRDPGAARDSYNEFAQLTSRFPNSRYAPDAKQRMIYLRNLLAAYEIHVADYYLTRQAYVAAANRGRYVVENFQETPSVGDGLAVMTEAYQRLHLDELAATSLETLKLNYPNHPTLVDGQFVPTVAEADNRSWLSKTTLGLIESRPPLPPGETRANQDVQKQFQDAKDAIPSELKPKDDNGDAVEEENHEAEGNNSDRSWFSYMTFGVFD
- the thiO gene encoding glycine oxidase ThiO, producing the protein MTRQQQVVIVGGGVIGLLTAFNLASEVQSVVLLDRSSVGQESSWAGGGIVSPLYPWRYSPAVTALAHWSQDFYPQLGERLFAATGVDPEVHTTGLYWLDLDDEAEALAWAARENRPLSAVDISAAHDAVPVLGSGFSRAIYMADVANVRNPRLVKSLKAVLLALPNVTIHEQCEVSGFVRDGNKIVGVQTSTGTVPGDQVVLTAGAWSGDLLKSLDLTLPVEPVKGQMILYKCAADFLPSMVLAKGRYAIPRRDGHILIGSTLEHEGFDKTPTASALESLKASAVELIPALADAEVVGHWAGLRPGSPKGIPYIGSVPGFDGLWLNCGHYRNGLVLAPASCQLFADVMLGRAPIIDPAPYAPAGRL
- a CDS encoding prepilin-type N-terminal cleavage/methylation domain-containing protein — encoded protein: MSRRSRGFGLVELLIALALSLIVVLGVVQIFIAAKNTHLSQNAAANMQEDARFVLSKMIQEVRMVGMFGCLETIADSSEKGDFHASQLTPIRWDNGGRKLTLVTADVGGNGGKPDWTVLSDCRTSSTAYSEGRTPVAGQLAFPIRRLIYSFSNNQLLMKSGTAAPQVLVDNVSAFDVSFGLASTATDLAASRYSSNPPDPALIRSVRLSLTLFDPNHRVADQTFNVVAALRNRLP
- a CDS encoding GspH/FimT family pseudopilin; this encodes MRQQGFSLIELLMGLAIAGIVLQLVSPAFATLIESNQRQQAAQALSSGIRTARSEAITRNQAVVIHGINGDWSQGWRMILDISGKGEMDSDNPLLAERQSGARMSIVGNGTVESSIRFRGQGEPLFGGTLHICAVREPVSQHQVVLARTGRVSLRNDKVEQALCEKRNNFRATNERAVL
- a CDS encoding sigma-54 dependent transcriptional regulator, whose translation is MNTRPRQKVLIVDDEPDIRELLEITLGRMKLETFNARNVGEAQSLLKRETFDLCLTDMQLPDGTGLELVQHIQLRHPQVQVAMITAYDSLENAINVLKAGAFDFLTKPVDLARLRELVTSALLVPARGVAIDRRLLGDSLPMRNLRKHITKLASSHATVYISGESGSGKELVARLIHDQSPRANQPFIAINCAAIPSELLESEFFGHRKGSFSGAIEDKPGLFQTAHGGTLLLDEVADLPLAMQVKLLRAIQEKSVRCVGGQQEMAVDVRILCATHKNLDTEVAAGRFRHDLYYRLNVIELRVPPLRERRDDIEMLTSHILKRLAADTDQPAARLHPQALEALKSYRFPGNVRELENMLERAHTLCENKQIEAGDLRLAEGNCGAEGGVPDLTRIDNLEAYLENVERQLLLQALEETRWNRTAAAQRLNLSFRSMRYRLKKLGLD
- the pilV gene encoding type IV pilus modification protein PilV, with the protein product MRAGRQGAQEGMTLVEVLVALLILGVGLLGAAAFQLNALKYTDSARMTSQASFIAYDLMDRIRANAAADYTIAPPTSGNPDVTRDQDLFDFNANIVNSLGASATGSVTVIQKVYTITITWDDSRAAKAADLRRSFVLSSRAAIDPVVIP
- a CDS encoding PilX N-terminal domain-containing pilus assembly protein, with translation MNHAPMTCYTQRGMALLVSLVFLLLLTLIGLSSMQSATLQEKMAGSVALRNQSFQGAEAALRVGEGTVQRESYALPVCSGIVQCAPPSESSTITAAGFNASSGVTWIASGKGFYGVQNIGVSRNAVNVPINTPATLYRVTAVGIAGYSRSVVESIYAKY